A genome region from Nycticebus coucang isolate mNycCou1 chromosome 4, mNycCou1.pri, whole genome shotgun sequence includes the following:
- the LOC128584912 gene encoding low molecular weight phosphotyrosine protein phosphatase-like has translation MAEVAPKSVLFLCLDNICRSTIAEAVFRKLVTDQNVSENWRTDSMATSRYEIGNPPDYWEQSCMRRHGIPMNHVVWQITKEDFVTFDYILRMDESNLRDLNRKSNQVKNCKAKIQLLGSYDPQKQLIIEDPSLLYGNDSNLERVYQQCVRCRRAFLEKAH, from the coding sequence ATGGCGGAGGTGGCACCCAAGTCAGTGCTGTTCCTGTGTCTAGATAATATTTGTCGGTCAACCATTGCAGAAGCTGTTTTCAGGAAACTTGTAACTGATCAGAATGTTTCAGAGAATTGGAGGACAGACAGCATGGCGACATCAAGGTATGAGATAGGAAACCCCCCTGACTACTGGGAGCAGAGCTGCATGAGGAGGCATGGCATTCCCATGAACCACGTTGTCTGGCAGATTACCAAAGAAGACTTCGTCACGTTTGATTATATACTGCGTATGGATGAAAGCAATCTGAGAGATCTGAATAGAAAAAGTAATCAAGTTAAAAACTGCAAAGCTAAAATTCAACTACTCGGGAGCTATGATCCACAAAAGCAACTTATCATTGAAGATCCATCCCTACTATATGGGAATGACTCCAACTTGGAGAGGGTGTACCAGCAATGTGTCAGGTGCCGCAGGGCATTCCTGGAGAAGGCCCACTAA